The genomic segment TCCTGTAATTACATGATGGAAACCTGAAATAAAATGATGTTCGTAAGCATGAACATGCCCTGCAAAAACAATATCTACTTTTTTTTCTTGAAATACAGATTCTAGAATTTCCCGCAGGTTCGTGTTCCGATAAGATTCACGTGGATCATAGGTAAAGATAGGTTTGTGTAGAAATACCGCTGTAAATTTTGTCTTTGGAGGACGGGAATCCAGTGTTTGAAGAAGCCAGTTGTACTGTGGACTATCTTTATTAATATTATCTTCTGAAGATAAAATAATAAATCGAACTCCTGCATAATCAAAAAAGTACCAATGCGTTGAAGTCCCGTAATCGAAGTATTTTTCGTAGGGGATTGTCGTACCGCGTGCTTCATGATTACCTAAACTCACTAAATAAGGTCGTGCAGAGGCTAAAGGGGTAATTTCTTTCAAAAAATG from the Candidatus Hydrogenedens sp. genome contains:
- a CDS encoding metallophosphoesterase, with the protein product MKEITPLASARPYLVSLGNHEARGTTIPYEKYFDYGTSTHWYFFDYAGVRFIILSSEDNINKDSPQYNWLLQTLDSRPPKTKFTAVFLHKPIFTYDPRESYRNTNLREILESVFQEKKVDIVFAGHVHAYEHHFISGFHHVITGGGGVLLWAKPVPGPETIKTETCWHFCAVDIRNGEMNVRAIRNDGTLLDTFNITSQEH